The window GGACGCCGGGTTCAGATTCGCTCGCGACGGCGACACGCTCCGGGTCGTGTTCACGGCGACGACGGCGTTCTGTCCGCAGGGTGGCGCACTCGCGCTGGCGACGTTTCGTGCGCTGAACGCCGAAGGCGACCGTCACGAGTACGACGTCGTTCGGGTACGCGTCGACGAGACGTATCACGCCAGCGAGGGCGTCAACGACCGACTGACCGACGCCGAACGCGAGTTCCGCGAGACTGGACGCCTGCCCGGCGGTGATGGCGACGGTGAGCGTGTCGAACGCGACGACGCACGCCCGCAGGACGCGTCAGCGGTCGACGACGGACACGGAGGGAGGTGGCCGTGAACGTCGCCAGCGGGCCGCCTGTGGGAGGCGGTGACGAACGCGGCCCCGCGGCGGCGGTTACCGTCAGGAGTGCGGGTCTCGCGGGACTCGTCGCTCTCGCCTGGGCAGCGACGCTGGCGGCGGAACGAGCAGACGTGGTCGCCGGAACGAGCGCTGCCGCCGCGAATCACCTCCTGTTCGCCGGCGTCGCCTGTACCGCCATCGCGGCCGCCGTACCGAAGTTCGTCGCCGTCTGGTCGGACGCCCCGCTTCGGTGGCCTCGCGCGGCGAGGCTGGCCGCGCCGCTCGTCGCTGCGGGCGCGGCTGGTGTCGCACTCGGCCTGCTCACGGCCCACGTCACCGTTCTCGCGGCGGGTGGCGTCACTCTCGCGGTCGGTCTGTGGACGCTCGCCGCCGCGACGCTGCGGACGCTGCTCCCGGTTCGACCGTGGGACGCGACCGAGCGGTGTCTCGCCGCCGGGACGACGGCGCTCGCTGTCGGTAGCCTCGCGGGCGTGACGCTCGCGGCGGGCCGAACGACAGGGACGGCGAGCGCCTGGGGCGTCACGGTCGTCGACCTCGCGACCGCACACGCGACGCTGGTCGTCATCGGCGGTGTCCTCACGGTTGCGTACGGCGGCGTCTTCCAGTTGTCTGCGATGCTGACGGGGGCATCAGAGACGGACGCGGAAACGCGGCTCCAGCACGCCGTATCGGTCGTCCACCCGGTCGCGGCGACGGCGCTTGCCGGAGGTCGAGTGGTTGGGATGGAGGCGGTAGCGCTCGTGGGCGGTCTGACGGTCGCCGCCGTCGCGTGCGTGGTCGGGGGCCTCGTCGCCCGGCGACTGTGGCGCGGCACCGAGTCTTCGGCGGCGACGCGCCGCTACTGGGGATTCGCAGCCGGGACGCCGCTGTGGGGGGGCCTGGCCGCGTTGACGTGGGTCCGCGCCCCGCTGACTCGCGGCGGCGTCCTCGGCGGGGCCGTGGCTGAGGTCGTTCTGTGGGGAGCCGTCGGACTGCTCGTGGTCGGGTCGCTGTACCACGTCGTCCCGTTTCTCGTGTGGCTCGACACGTACGCCGACCGGATCGGTCTGGAGCCGGTTCCGGCCGTCGAGGACCTGTACGTCGCCGGAATCGAACGCGTCGACGGGTGGGCGTTCGCGCTCGGTATTGGCTGTCTAGCGGTCGCCCGAGGAAGCGGGTGGGCGTCGCTCGGAACTGTCGGTGTCACGCTGGCGGGTGTCGCAGTCGTCGGCTTCGTCGCGAACCTCGCGGTCGTCGTCCACGACCACGCATCGTGGGACCTCGTCGGTCGCACGACCGCCCGCTCTGCGGGCTGAGACGCCCCGGACGAGACGGAGCAAGGACGGCTTATCACGATCCGACGTGTTGGACGTGTGTGAACCCACACGAGTATCTCGACGGCGGGACCGTTCGGGTCGCCTCGCCGACGTACGCCGTCTGTCGGGTGGACCAGGCTCCGGCGTCCTGCTTCGCGGTCGTCCGAGACGAGACGGAGACGACCGCAGTCGTCGACCAGGCCGACGGCGTTCCCGACGGTGCCACGGACGTCGTTCGCGACTGGAAGCGACTCACCTTCGAGATGGAGTTGCCGTTCGAGTTGGTCGGCTTCCTCGCAGTCGTCGCGAGCGAACTCGCGGACGCCGGCGTGTCGATATACGCGCTGTCGTCGTACTCGACCGACCACGTGCTGGTAGCGGAGACGGACCTCGACGCGGCGACCGGGCGACTGGAGACGCTGGGTTGTACGGTCGCGTGACACTGGGGAGAGCGCCCCACGACGCCGTCACGCCCCGGGGGTCGATTCGGCCGTGGCTGTTGCGTTCGCCGGGAGGTCGCCCGTCTGGAGCCACTGGTCGTACGCCGCCGGCGAGACGACGGCCACGCTCCCACGCATCCGGGCGTGTCCGACGCCACACAGTTCCGCGCAGTACACCCGGTACCGGCCGACCTGTGTCGCGCGGGTCCGGATCCGTGTCTCTTGCCCGGGGATCACGTCCTGCTTCAGACCGAGGTCGGGGACGTAAAACGAGTGGATGACGTCGCGCGTGCGTAACGAGAACACGACGTCTCTGCCGCGTGGGATCACCACCGTTTCCCGGTTCGTCGCGTTCGCCTCGGGATAGCGGAACTCCCACCCCCACTGGTAGGCGACGACGTCGATCTCGACGGGGTCACCCTCTAGTTCTGCCGTCGGCGTGTCCGCTGCCGCGGGCGTGATGTAGGGGTTCGCGAGCACGAAGTACGCGGAGATCCCGACGAACAAGAGGATCACGCCGGTCGCAACAGTCCACGTGATCTCGAGCGGGGAGTCCTTCGTCGTCGGACGCGGGTCGTCGTTGTCGCGGAAGCGGTAGACGGCGTACAGTAGAGTAATCTCGACGAACAACACGAGCGGGAGCGCCACGTACAGCAACTGCTCGTTCAGGTCGTCGATGGCGTTCCGGTTGACCGACTGCGCGGCGGCGGGCGTGGCCGACAGCGCCGCAAGCACGACGGCCCCCGCGACCGTGAGCCCAACGACGGCGATCGCCCCTCGGAGACCCCGGTATCGTCGCATTCGTGTCTGTAGTACGACAACTATGCGACGAATGTTAAGTGTTAGCACAACGTTCGGCGGCAGGAACAGTCTCGCGATACCGGCCCCCGAGATTTATGTCAATCGATATGGCATAACGTACCAATGCACGACACCGAGCGTTCGACCCGCGCTGGCGGAAGCCAGCACACGGACGGATGAACCGCGCGGTCGTCGAGGTCGCCGCACTGGCGACGCTGTTTGCGGGATGTGCCGGGCTGTGGTGGCGGGCCAGCCGTGACCGACTGACCGGCGACGGGGGGTACGTCGAGCGCGACGCGCTGATCGACGAGTTCGCGCGGCTTCGCCGCGAGGCGCTGCGGTGGCTCACGACGACCGATCATCGCGAGATCGGCCTGCTGTACATCGCATTCGGCACGGTCGCGGGACTGTGGGGTGGCGTCGACGCGATGATGCTGCGGACGGAGTTGCTGACGCCTGCAGCCGACATCTGGACGCCCGAGACGTACAACGCCCTGTTCACGACGCACGGGCTGACGATGCTCATCTTCTTCGTGTTGCCCGTGTTCTTCGGCGTCGGCAACTACATCCTCCCGCTGTTGATCGGGGCCGACGACATGGCGTTCCCCCGAGTGAACGCGATCGGGTTCTGGCTGCTCCCGCCGGCGCTCCTGCTCGCGCGGGCAGGGCTGTTCTTCCAGGTGGCCGGGCAGGCGCTGACGCTGGTGGTGCCCGAGGGGTCGATCCCGTTCATCCTCACCGTCCGGGAGGTGGCCGTCGGGTGGACGCTGTACGCACCGCTGTCGGTCCAGTCGCCGAACCCGCAGGTCGACCTCCTGCTGGTCGGCCTCCACCTCAGCGGGGTCGCCACGACCGTCGGCGCGATCAACTTCATCGCGACGGTCACCTTCGAGCGCGGCGAGGGGGTCACGTGGGCGACGCTCGACATCTTCTCGTGGAACATGCTCGTCACCAGCGGCATCGCGCTGTTCGCGTTCCCGCTTTTGGGCTCGGCGGTCGTGATGCTCCTGTTGGATCGGAACTTCGCGACGACGTTCTTCGCGGTCGAGGGCGGCGGCCCCATCCTCTGGCAACACCTGTTCTGGTTCTGGGGTCACCCCGAGGTGTACATCCTCTTTCTCCCGGCGACGGGGCTGATGAGCCTCATCCTCCCGAAGTTCGTCGGGCGATCGCTGTTCGGCTTTCGCGCGGTCGTCTACTCGACGCTGGGGCTGTCGGTGCTGTCGTTCGGAGTGTGGGCCCACCACATGTTCGCGACGGGCATCGACCCGCGGCTGAAGGCGTCGTTCATGGCGGTGTCCATCGCCATCGCGGTTCCCAGCGCGATCAAGGTGTTCAACTGGCTTACGACGCTGTGGGACGGGAACGTCAGGCTGACCGCGCCGATGATCCTCTGTATCGGCGGCATCGGGACGTTCATTGTCGGCGGCGTCACCGGCGTCTTTCTCGCGGTCATCCCCGTCGACGTGCTCTATCACGGCACCTACTACGTCGTCGGCCACTTCCACCTCATCGTCGTCGGCATCATTCCGTTCCTGATGATCGCCGCGAGCTACTACTGGTACCCCCTCATCACCGGCCGGTGGTACGACCGCCGCCTCGCCCGGTTCCAAGCCGTCCTCATGATCGTCGGCGGGACCGTGACGTTCATGCTGTTGCTCGTCATCGGCGCACTCGGCCTCCCGCGCCGGCAGGCGATCTACCCCGCGGAGTACCAACTCGCCCAACAAGTCGCGACCGTCGGAGCGTACGTCGTCGGCCTCGCGGCGCTGTTGTGGCTGTACAATATGCTCGTCTCGTACTGGCGGGGCGACCGCGTGCAGACGACCGACCCGTGGAACCTCAAGTCGACGAACCAGTTTACACGCGAGTGGAGGTGGTTCGAGGACCGACTCGTCGAGCGATACGATCTCGACCGCGCCGACCCCGACGAGGTGCGTCCGGCGTTCGACCCCAGCCCCGACACCGGGAGCGCGCTGGCGGGCGGCGCTGTCGGGTCGACGTGGCGGACCGTCGCCGAGAACGCCTCGATCGCCGCCGTCGGCGGCGTCGTCGGGACGGTGCTGATGGCTGGGGGCCTCGGTACCGCCGCGCTCGTCGGGGTGTTCGATCCAGCGGCGCTGACGGAGATCGCCGAACTCGTCGGCCTGCCCGAACGACCGATCGTCGGGGCGTTGCTGTTCCTCGTCGGCGGCACGGTCACCTGGCCGCTGTTGTTCCTCGCGTTCTCCGAGTACCTGCCGGGGCGACTCCTGTTCGAGACGGGACTGGTGTTCGCGACGATCATCTCCTCGGGATTCATAATCGCGTTTTACACCGGTCAGTCGGGGATCGCGTTCTTGGGGTACCTCGGGTTCGTCCTCGTGGCCCACTGGGCGTACGGTATCGGCCTGACGGTGACGTTCCGCTATCTTCAGGCGAAACGCCGTGACCGCCGCGAGCGCGGGGAGGCGGGGGCGTGAGATGAGTCGTGTCGACCGCGGAGGTGAGCGCGGAGATAGCGGCGGGGACGGCCGTCCACTCGATACGGGAGCCGACGAACCCACGTCGGTGCTGTTCACCTACGTTGCCCCGTTTGTCGGCGTCCTCCTGATCGCGGTAGGCATCGCGGGCGCCGTCCCCGGCGGGTACGCGCTCATCCAAGACGAACTGCGCGACTGTGGCTCGCCGACCATCGCCGTTGAGACGCCCGAACGGAGCGCCGCGATCACCGGCGATGGCGGCCCGGAGTTGGATCGGTTCAGCGTCGAGGAGTTGGGCGCGGCGGAGGCCGCGGCGTTCGAGGAGGCGCTCGCGGACCCGCGCCGGGAGGCGCACGTCGACGGTCCCTTCCCGCACCGCGCGGCGTTCGAGTCCGGCGTCGTGATCACCTACGAGGGCGAGCAGTACTACGCGACCGTCGTCGCCGAGAACACCTGCTTCACCGCGCCCGCGCTGGGGTTCCCGCTTGGCGTGTTCGCCATCGGACTCGGGACGGTCGGCGTCCTCACACCCCCGCTGTACCGCAAACTGGCGGAACTGGAGCGACGCAGCACGGCCGGCGGGGGCACAGTCGTGCCCGCCGCTGTCGAGGCTGACACGGACGGTGCCGGCGCGGGCGACGGGACGAACGGCCCGAGCGACGCGGGCGAGGCGGTCGACCCGAACGAATCGCGCGAGCGGCACTGAGGCGGCGTCCGGTCGCTCACCCGACGACCGCGCCGACGTACAACACCGCGACGAGGAACAGCCAGACGCCGTCGACGAAGTGCCAGTACAGCGAGACCGTCCGGACCGAGGTGTCGCCGCCATCGACGTAGCCACCGCGAAGCGCCCTGGAAAACAGGACTGCGAGCATCACCACCCCGAGAGCGACGTGCAGACCGTGGAGGCCAGTGAGCCCGTAGAAGGCACTCGCGAAGACGCCATCCGAGAGCGTGAACGACTCGGCGGTGATGAACTCGTAGTACTCGAACGCCTGCCCGATGAGGAACGCCACGCCGAGGGCGACGGTTGCCCCGAGGAGGCCGACGAACCGCCGGCGGTCACCCCCCTCCAGCGCTCCGTGGGCGAGGTGGATGGTGCCGCTACTGGTGACCAACAACAGCGTGTTCACGAGCACGAGCGATCCCAGCAGTGGGGGGAGGTCCGAGGGCGGCCACGTCCCCGACCGGATGAACGCGTAGTAGACGAATCCTGCCGCGAACGTCGCGAGGTCCGACAGGAGGAACAGCCACATCCCCCCGACGTACAGTCGCTCCCTGTCGTCCGACGCGGCGGGCGTCACCCCGGAACTGTCGGGGAAGAACGCCTCACGCGCCCACCCGGCCAATCCCCCTACGAGGACGACCGCACCGACGGCCGCGACGACGAGCGGTGGCGTCCGCGGGAGCATCTCGCCCGCGGCCATCGCCAGTCCCGCGCCGACGTACAGCGCCGCCGCCCCCGCCGCGGCGACGATCGGCCAGCGACTCGTGTGTCCCCCGAGGCTGTGGTCCCCGCCCGTCGCGTCGGTCGCATCCATGCGTACACGTCACACGGCCGACGCAAATAGCCGTGGTGGTCGTCTGACCCGTTCGGAGTCTTTGCGGAGGCCGTCGGCCTCGGCACCCTCGCCAGCGGACGCCCTCGCGACGGCTCAGACGTGCACTCGCGTCACGTACCCGCCACAGCCACAGCGGTCGACGAACTCCCACTCGACAGCGTCGCCGAAGGTGGCGTCCAGTTCCGCGTAGAGGTACGACTCGGGATGGCCGTGGTCGCCGTGGGTGACGAGGTTGACGTGGACGCCATCGGCGGTCGCTTCGACGGCGGCGATAGCCTCGCTGACGAGGCGGCCGGGGTCGGCGGCGTGCCGTGGCTCCTCCAACTTCGCGGACCACGAGGTATCGTGACGCTCGAAGCGTCGGTCATCAGGGTCGCGGTTACGCTGTGACATCGTCCGGACCTACGATCCACACCCGTCTGTCAGTTCCCCCGAACACGTTCACAGCCGTTCGAGTGGCGCAGTTGGACGGCGAGCAGACCACCGCGTCGTCGACGCGGAGTGGTGAGTGCGCCGGTCGCGGTCAGTACATCGGCCCTTCTTCATCCTCCGACGCCGGCGTGTCGGGCGACGGGTCGAACACCTCGGGTCGCTCCTCGCCTTGCACTTCGATGACGCCCATCATCCCCTTCCGGGCGACCCGCGAGAGGGCGTGGTCGACGAGTTTGACGTGTTCGGGCACCGGGAAGTCGAGGGTGCCGACCATACAACTGCCCGGCGGGACGTTCACGGTCTGGAGGTACTGCTCGGCGCGACCTGCGAGGCCGCCGTCGCGGTACGCCTCCGTCCAGACGTTACCGATGGGGTGGAAGTTGCTGTTGAGGTTCGGCCCGCCCGTCACCATAAACACCCGCGCAGTCTCGCCGGTCTCGGCAGTCACCGCGCCGAAGTTGTCGGGCGTGATGGCGAACTTCTGGCCGTTGAGGAGGACGTAGGTCGGGTCCTCGGCCTTCATCGCCTCCATATCGAAACTGTGGCGGCCCTTCTCGCCGGCGGGCTTGTCGGTGTACACCTCGTGTTGGCCGAAGTAGAACTCCCGGTCGACTTCGGGGAGTCCCTCCTTCGGTTCGACGAGGATCATTCCGAACATCCCCGACGCGATGTGGTAGTCGAGGTTCGGGACCGCACAGTGGTAGATGTACGCGCCGGGGTACCGCGCCTGGAACTCCATCGCGTTCTCCTTGCCGGGGGCGGCGTTCGTCGCAATCGCGCCGCCGGCAGTGCCGTACACGGCGTGGAAGTCCACGTTGTGCGGCATCGCGTTCGACGAGGCGTTCTTCAGGTTGAACTTCACCGTGTCACCCTGCCGGACGCGGATCATCGGACCGGGAATCTGCCCGTCGAACGTCATGTAGTCGTACACGACGCCGTCTTCGATCTCCGCGCGGACCTCCTTGGCCGTGAGTTCCACCTCGACCGTCTTCGGTTCGTCGCGGTCGATCGGATCGGGGATGTCCGTCGGGTCGGCGGCGACGCGATTCGCCGTCGGCTTGCCGCTGGCTTTCTCGGTTCGTTTGCTCGCGGTCTCCGTCTCGCTGTCCGTCGGTGCCCGTCCCGAGCAGCCGGCGAGCGCCGCGCCGCCGGTTCCGGCACCGATGGCTTTCAGCGTCGTGCGTCGAGTCGTTGGCATCTGGTGGGCACCTCGCAAGTGGACGTATGGGTGGTACCCCCATCAAGCGAGAAGGCGGTTACCGAATCCGTGGCACCGGAGCGAACGTGTTTTCGAGCGCATATAAACGAGAGAAGACGACGGGGGAGCGTCGATCGGAGTGGGGCGCGCCGTCTAGTCGGCCGTCTGCTCCGTGGAGGAGTCGCACTCGAAACTCTCGAGTTGCCGTTGGAGCGTCGCCGTCTGCTCGGTCAACTCGCCGAGTTGCTCGCGGATCGTCGACACCGTCTCGGCGCCCTCCTCGGTGCGGTCGGCCAACGACTCGCTGTGGTCGGCGACCGTCCGGGAGCGGTCGGCAACGCGCTGAATGGCGTCGACGACCTCCTCGGTCGTCCGTGCGCCGTCGTCGGTCGCGTTCGCGACCTCGTTGATCGACACGTCGACGTCCTCTACGGTCCCCGCGAGTTCGTCGAACGCGTCGCTGGCGGCGGTCATCGTCTCCTCGCCCGTCCGAATGTCGGCTTTCGTCTGTTCCATCTCCTGTTGGACGCGGTCGACGTCGGCGATAGTCTGTTCGATGGCCGTCTCGATGGACGCCGAGTGTTCGCGGGTGTCCTCCGCGAGCGTCTTCACCTCGTCGGCGACGACGGCGAACCCGTCGCCGTCTGACCCGGTTCGGGCCGCCTCGATGTTGGCGTTGAGCGCCAGCATGTTCGTCTCCTCGGCGATCTCCTCGATGAGGTCGGTGCTCTCGGAGACGGTGTCCATTCGTCCGGCCAGCGAGTCGACGATGTCGGCGAGCGTGGCGACCGTCGTCTCGATCTGTTCGACCGCCTCGATCGCGTCCGCCGCTCGCTCCGTCCCCGATTCGGCCGACTCCGCCGCGAGTCCGGCCTCGCGAGAGACCTCGTCGGCGTTGGCGGCGATCTCTTCGATCGTCGCCGAGAGCGTGCTGAGTTCGCCGGTCGTGGCCTCCAGTTCCTGCGCCTGTGCGCGGAGTTCGTTGGCGAACTCGCGGATGTCGGCGACGAGTTCGCGTTGGGTCGCCTCCAGTTGCTCGACGTCGTCGTGTGCCGAGGCGGTCGTTCGCTCGACGGTCGCCGCGAACGCGCGGATGTCGACGATGGTGTCGGACAGTTCGCCGGTCATCTCCTCAAACGCCGAGGATATCTCGTCGACCGCCTCGATGTCCGTGTGTTTCGGGGGCGTCGCGGTGAGGTCACCCTGTGCGACGCGGTGCATCGCGCCCGCGAGGTCGTCGGCGCTGTCGAGTAGGTCGTCGTTCAGTTGTTCGACCTCCTCCTGTTGGCGCTGTGCCTCCGCTTTCGCTTCCTCGGCCTCCGCCTGTGCCTCCTCGCTCTTTTTGACGTTCGCGAGTTGCTGCCGCGTCTCCTCGCGGGCACGCTCGATGGAGAACCAGTTGGACATAATCGCCCCGGCGAGGCCGAGGACGAACACCGCGTGAATGAGCGCCCACGCCCACGGGTTCGCGATTGCCGCAGGGTGGTTGTACACGCCGCTGGGGTCGATGATGCTGAACAGGCCGTGTTCGAGCGCGACGTAGAGGATGCTGATGCCGAACGGCAGCCAGTCCTCGTAGGTGGCGATGACGCCCACCATCACGAAGAAGTGGAAGTGCGCCTCGATGAACCCGCCCGAGAAGTGTGCGAGAATCGCGCCGGTGGTCATCAGTCCCGCCGAGGCGATAGCCGCCCGTGTGCGCCTGCTGAATCGCGGCACCATCGCCAAGAGGACGAACGCCCCGAGGATGCCGACTTCCGCTGCGACGTGCAGCAGGGGTTCAGACTCGAACGTTGCCCCCACCAGGTTCCCGTCGAACGTTCCGAGCAGAAATAGGAACGGCAGATGCGCCGCGAGTAAGATCAGGACGTTGCGATGGCGCGACCGCCATCGGTCCGCCGAGAGCGTGTCTCCCGACGGTGTGTACTTGATGTATCGTGCGATGCGCTGCCTGACTGCTCCCGCGTCAGAGCGGGCGAACCACCCGTCCGAAGCCCCCGTTGCCATAGACAGTTCCAGCCGAGGATCACTAATAAGAGTACGTCGCTGAATATCAGGACTGGAACTCGCAAAACGAACGCGAGAGCCGCCGAGAACGACTAGATGTCGAAGAGCCCGAACATATTCTCGACGGAGATCGACGTGTCAAGTCCTTAAATATTATTTCGGTCAGTCGTCGTCTTCGAGGAACGGGCGGACGACGCCGCCGGTCGGCACGTGAGTGGCGTCGTCGGCGACGCGGCGACTCCGCAGTTTGGCCACCACGTCGTAGGTGAACAGCGCCGTGCCCGCGATGATGAGCGTGTCACCCGGAAGCCGTGCCCAGA of the Halobaculum limi genome contains:
- a CDS encoding methyl-accepting chemotaxis protein, yielding MATGASDGWFARSDAGAVRQRIARYIKYTPSGDTLSADRWRSRHRNVLILLAAHLPFLFLLGTFDGNLVGATFESEPLLHVAAEVGILGAFVLLAMVPRFSRRTRAAIASAGLMTTGAILAHFSGGFIEAHFHFFVMVGVIATYEDWLPFGISILYVALEHGLFSIIDPSGVYNHPAAIANPWAWALIHAVFVLGLAGAIMSNWFSIERAREETRQQLANVKKSEEAQAEAEEAKAEAQRQQEEVEQLNDDLLDSADDLAGAMHRVAQGDLTATPPKHTDIEAVDEISSAFEEMTGELSDTIVDIRAFAATVERTTASAHDDVEQLEATQRELVADIREFANELRAQAQELEATTGELSTLSATIEEIAANADEVSREAGLAAESAESGTERAADAIEAVEQIETTVATLADIVDSLAGRMDTVSESTDLIEEIAEETNMLALNANIEAARTGSDGDGFAVVADEVKTLAEDTREHSASIETAIEQTIADVDRVQQEMEQTKADIRTGEETMTAASDAFDELAGTVEDVDVSINEVANATDDGARTTEEVVDAIQRVADRSRTVADHSESLADRTEEGAETVSTIREQLGELTEQTATLQRQLESFECDSSTEQTAD
- a CDS encoding ACT domain-containing protein — translated: MNPHEYLDGGTVRVASPTYAVCRVDQAPASCFAVVRDETETTAVVDQADGVPDGATDVVRDWKRLTFEMELPFELVGFLAVVASELADAGVSIYALSSYSTDHVLVAETDLDAATGRLETLGCTVA
- a CDS encoding DUF6789 family protein; this translates as MNRAVVEVAALATLFAGCAGLWWRASRDRLTGDGGYVERDALIDEFARLRREALRWLTTTDHREIGLLYIAFGTVAGLWGGVDAMMLRTELLTPAADIWTPETYNALFTTHGLTMLIFFVLPVFFGVGNYILPLLIGADDMAFPRVNAIGFWLLPPALLLARAGLFFQVAGQALTLVVPEGSIPFILTVREVAVGWTLYAPLSVQSPNPQVDLLLVGLHLSGVATTVGAINFIATVTFERGEGVTWATLDIFSWNMLVTSGIALFAFPLLGSAVVMLLLDRNFATTFFAVEGGGPILWQHLFWFWGHPEVYILFLPATGLMSLILPKFVGRSLFGFRAVVYSTLGLSVLSFGVWAHHMFATGIDPRLKASFMAVSIAIAVPSAIKVFNWLTTLWDGNVRLTAPMILCIGGIGTFIVGGVTGVFLAVIPVDVLYHGTYYVVGHFHLIVVGIIPFLMIAASYYWYPLITGRWYDRRLARFQAVLMIVGGTVTFMLLLVIGALGLPRRQAIYPAEYQLAQQVATVGAYVVGLAALLWLYNMLVSYWRGDRVQTTDPWNLKSTNQFTREWRWFEDRLVERYDLDRADPDEVRPAFDPSPDTGSALAGGAVGSTWRTVAENASIAAVGGVVGTVLMAGGLGTAALVGVFDPAALTEIAELVGLPERPIVGALLFLVGGTVTWPLLFLAFSEYLPGRLLFETGLVFATIISSGFIIAFYTGQSGIAFLGYLGFVLVAHWAYGIGLTVTFRYLQAKRRDRRERGEAGA
- a CDS encoding cytochrome c oxidase subunit 3, producing the protein MDATDATGGDHSLGGHTSRWPIVAAAGAAALYVGAGLAMAAGEMLPRTPPLVVAAVGAVVLVGGLAGWAREAFFPDSSGVTPAASDDRERLYVGGMWLFLLSDLATFAAGFVYYAFIRSGTWPPSDLPPLLGSLVLVNTLLLVTSSGTIHLAHGALEGGDRRRFVGLLGATVALGVAFLIGQAFEYYEFITAESFTLSDGVFASAFYGLTGLHGLHVALGVVMLAVLFSRALRGGYVDGGDTSVRTVSLYWHFVDGVWLFLVAVLYVGAVVG
- the nirK gene encoding copper-containing nitrite reductase, whose translation is MPTTRRTTLKAIGAGTGGAALAGCSGRAPTDSETETASKRTEKASGKPTANRVAADPTDIPDPIDRDEPKTVEVELTAKEVRAEIEDGVVYDYMTFDGQIPGPMIRVRQGDTVKFNLKNASSNAMPHNVDFHAVYGTAGGAIATNAAPGKENAMEFQARYPGAYIYHCAVPNLDYHIASGMFGMILVEPKEGLPEVDREFYFGQHEVYTDKPAGEKGRHSFDMEAMKAEDPTYVLLNGQKFAITPDNFGAVTAETGETARVFMVTGGPNLNSNFHPIGNVWTEAYRDGGLAGRAEQYLQTVNVPPGSCMVGTLDFPVPEHVKLVDHALSRVARKGMMGVIEVQGEERPEVFDPSPDTPASEDEEGPMY
- a CDS encoding CGCGG family putative rSAM-modified RiPP protein, with product MSQRNRDPDDRRFERHDTSWSAKLEEPRHAADPGRLVSEAIAAVEATADGVHVNLVTHGDHGHPESYLYAELDATFGDAVEWEFVDRCGCGGYVTRVHV
- the coxB gene encoding cytochrome c oxidase subunit II, translated to MRRYRGLRGAIAVVGLTVAGAVVLAALSATPAAAQSVNRNAIDDLNEQLLYVALPLVLFVEITLLYAVYRFRDNDDPRPTTKDSPLEITWTVATGVILLFVGISAYFVLANPYITPAAADTPTAELEGDPVEIDVVAYQWGWEFRYPEANATNRETVVIPRGRDVVFSLRTRDVIHSFYVPDLGLKQDVIPGQETRIRTRATQVGRYRVYCAELCGVGHARMRGSVAVVSPAAYDQWLQTGDLPANATATAESTPGA